The Saprospiraceae bacterium genome includes the window CAAAGGCTTGGAATTCGCCCTGAATTATCGAAACAGAGAAAAAGCATTTAAGTATAGTTTTGGGGCCAACGTTTCCTTTGTTTCTACAGCGGTAATCACTTTAGGAGAGGGAGGAGAACCTATTACCTCTGGCAATGTCTTTTCTGCGGGAAGTGTGGCTCGAACCGAAGTGGGTAACCCCATTGGTGCATTTTATGGCTATGTTACCCAAGGGCTGTTTCAGAGCCAGGCAGAGGTAGAGGCTCATGCCTTTCAAAATGAAAACACGGCGGCCGGAGATATTCGGTTTGCAGATTTGAATGGAGATGGAGTGATTGACAATTCAGACCGGACTTTTATTGGTAACCCTACTCCTGATTTTACGTATGGTTTGACCTTTGATGCCGAGTACAAAGGTTTCGATTTTAGTATGTTTTTACAAGGAGTGGAGGGCAACGAAATATATAATGGTATTGTTCGCTATGATTTTTCCTATACCAATCGACCTCAATCCGTCTTAAACCGCTGGACAGGTCCTGGAACATCTACCAGTGAACCAAGGGTGACCATTGACGACCCCAACCGAAATGCTCGCGTTTCCGATCGTTTTGTAGAAGATGGATCATACCTGAGGATAAAAAACATCCAACTTGGCTATAACCTTCCGAAGCGCCTATTGGAGTCCATTCACATTGATAAATGCCGATTCTATTTGAGTGCTCAAAACTTGTGGACACACACTCAATATTCAGGATTAGACCCTGAAATTGGCTCAACACAAGGCGCCCTTGACATTGGGATTGACAGGGGTTTTTATCCACAAGCACGCACCTTTGTTGGTGGATTTAATGTCATTTTTTAACCAGCTATCTTCCTACTATGAAAAATATAAAACTCATCACCTGTGTTATCCTATTGCTCTTTTCCTGTGAAAAGGAATTACTGGAAAAGAGCCCTATTATCGGGGTAACTGAAGAGAATTTTTACAAAACTGCAGCAGATGCCGTTTCTGCTATCAATGCGGCCTATGCCGCCCTCCAATTTGAAATGACCCCAGGCGGGCATTTTCGTTGGTTCTGGGGGGATATCTTGTCTGATGATTCAACGACTGGGGGCTCTGGCCCTAATGATCAACCTGATTTGATAGCCCTGGAGAATTTTAAGGGATTGACCGATACCGAATACCTTGAAGGAGAGTGGGCTGCAGACCTGGAAGGCATCTACCGGGCGAATATTGTCTTGGAAAGGGTGCCTGGTATAGAAATGGACACCAAATTGAAAAACCGGGTATTAGGCGAAGCTAAATTCATCAGGGCTTGGTTTTTTTACAACCTCGTCACCCTGTTTGGTGATGTACCGAAGGTAGATCACGTTTTAGCACCGAGCGAATACAATCTACCAAGGTCACCGGCCTCCGAGATTTGGGCCTTAATTGAGCAGGATTTGACAACAGCGATCCCCGATTTGTGGCTCAAAAGCGAACTTGGCCAGGCGGATGTTGGGCGGATTACAAAAGGAGCGGCACAAGCCCTGTTGGTTAAAACCTATTTATATCAATCCAAGTGGATTGAGGCTCAATCGGTAGCGGAGGATATTGTCGCATCAAACGAATATCGTCTGGTAGATAATTATGCCCAGCTATTTACGCTTGCTGGGGAGAACAATGCCGAATCCATTTTTGAAATACAATACATGAATGCTTCGGGTGGAAATTGGGGCAGGAACAATGCCAATGAGGGCACTTTTACCAATGTTTTTCAGCGTGCCAGGGGGCAATTTGAAGGTTATGGATTCAATTTACCGACCCAAGATTTTGTTGATGAGTTTTTCAAAGAAGGATTTGAGGATCCTCGGTTGAAATCAACGGTCTTTAGGGTTGGAGACGTCATGGGAGATCGGGGCATTTTTAACAAGGAAGCCACCGGTTTTCCACACGATTATTACCCTAAAAAGTACTTCAATAATAAAAATGAAGAAGCGCCATTTGGGGATCCTAACCCCAATGGGGGCACCAATGATCGGGTGATTCGTTATGCAGACGTCTTATTGATGCATGCCGAAGCAAGTTATCATAATGGAAATGAAGCTGCGGCGCTTCGCTCATTGAATCTTGTCCGTAAAAGAGTAAATATCCCTGAGGTAAATGCGTCGGGTCAGGCTTTATTAGATGCCATTTACCACGAACGCAGGGTAGAGCTTGGTTTGGAAGGCCACCGCTATTTTGATTTAATTAGAACAGGAAGAGGGCCTGCGGTATTGGGGGCTTTAGGTTTTAAGCAGGGCATACACGAGGTATTGCCGATACCCGAATCCCAGATCCAGGCCACCAATGGCGCCCTTACCCAAAACCCAGGTTATTAAACTTTAAAAATGAAGAACATGTGGTTTAAACATATCATTAAGCTTGGTTTGCTCAGCACCATATTGTGCTCCTGCGAAGCTTTTAAAGAGAAGGATATCACTATTCCTGATTTGCCAACAGCACCTATTATGGAGATCACCCCTTTAGCAGATAATCCGAATCGTTTGCTTATCAAGGATTTATCGGATGGTTTTTTTTCTAGGGTATGGAGCTTGCCCGGCGGTACACCCAATAAATCTACTATGGCGGTAGATACCATTTTATTTACAAAAGCAGGAACTTATACGATTAGCCTTTATACTGCCAAAGAGGGTGGCGGAGGTACCTCTTCAAGCAGCCAGACTATCACCATAGATCAGGATGCTGCGGTGACTTGTTCTGATGAAATCACACTACTGGTTGGAGGTTGTGAAACGCTTAGCAGCAAATGTTGGACTTTTTCAACGGTAGCTGGTACGATAACCGTTGGCCCTTTTCCAGGCTCAGGCGAATGGTATACCTCGCCAATAGCTGGTTTAGTCCCTGAGCAGTATGATGATGCTTTTTGTTTTGGGTTTGATAATGCCCGGTTTCAATACGAAAACAATGGATCGACCGTTGATCCTTGGAATGGCTACCAGGCGGTGGCTTATTCGCCACCCAAAGACCATACTTGGCTTTTGGTTCCCGGAGCGGGAGAAAATGGCGAAACCCGCATTGTGCTGCCGGAGGGCGCCTTTATGGGGGTGTGGGATTCTGGCCCATTATACGATATTGTATCACTGACCGAATCTACCCTGGTTGTGCGAAGTAAAATCGTAGGAACCGATGGTTGGTTCGAACTTACCTTTGTTTCACTATAATTTGAACTTGCGCTAAGATGAAAAGAGCATATTGGTGGTGCATAGGCCTTGGGTTCTGCCTGAGTTGCAATAGCACGAAAAACATAGAACAGGAAGCATTTCAATTGGTGTGGTCAGATGAATTTGACCAAGAAGGTTTGCCTGATACGACCAAATGGAGTTACGATGTAGGGACAGCCTGTGATCAACCAGCTGGTTGTGGCTGGGGCAACAATGAGTTGCAATATTATACGGCGCATAGACCAGAAAATGCAAGGATAGCGCATGGGCGCCTAATTATCGAGGCACACCAAGAGCCTTATCAAGAAGATCGCAAGTATACCTCCGCTCGATTGGTTTCCAAAGGCAAAGGAGACTGGCGATATGGTAAATTTGATTTCCGCGCTAAATTGCCACATGGAAAAGGTACCTGGGCCGCTATTTGGATGTTGTCCTCAGAGTGGAAATATGGTGGCTGGCCGCAAAGTGGAGAAATTGACATCATGGAATATGTAGGATTCGAAAAGGATTCAATAACTGGTACCATTCATACGGAGGCTTATAACGGAATGTTGGGCACTCAGCAGGGTGGGGGTATTCGTTTCCCAACAGTCGAAGACACTTTTCATACCTATTCTTTGGAATGGACGGAAGACAAGATGGATTGGTTAATAGATGGACAGCTTTACTATACCTTTCAGAACGACAAAAAAGGGATAGCTTCCTGGCCCTTTGACCAAACCTTTCACCTCGTTCTCAACCTTGCGGTAGGCGGAAATTGGGGTGGGAGAGAAGGTATAGATGAAAACATTTGGCCGCAAAGGATGGAAATAGACTATATCAGGGTTTACCAAAAAACTGAAAAAATTGCTTTATGAAAAAAATATTAATCCTTTTCCTTTTTGTTTTTTTACTCTCTTGTGATCTTGAAAATGAACTGCCATTGGATACCATTGTGCAACCCCCTAAGATTTCAATTTCAGATGCTAGTAGGCTTGAAGGAGATGAAAATGTATTGCTTTCCCTGGAAGTTAGCCTGTCTTGGCCTTACAACCAAGAAGTAAGTGTCGCCTACCAGACCCAAGAGGAAACAGCGCTGGAAGGTGTTGATTATTTACCAAGTGCAGGAACCTTGGTTTTTCCAGCTGGGGAGACGGTTCAAATGATTGAGGTTGAAATTATCGGAGAGAATATCCTGGAGACAGAAGAAAGTTTCAGAGTTGAACTAAGCCAGCCTGTGAACGCTGGGTTATTGGTTTTTGCTGCTCGAGGTATTATTCAAAATGATGATGATGCAACAGATTTGGTTATTCCTTCCACGGGCTATAGTACACCTACTTCTTATGATGGGATGAGTTTGATTTGGAGCGATGAGTTCGATGGAACTGCTTTGAATACCTCGGATTGGACTTTTGAAATCGGAAATGGCAATAATGGCTGGGGAAATAACGAATTGCAATACTATCGACCGGAAAATACTTTTCTGGAAAATGGAAACCTGGTGATTGAGGCTAGAAAAGAATCTTTCAATGGCAGCGAATATACCTCTTCTCGGATCATAACGCAGGGCAAGCAACAATTCAGGTTTGGACGTATCGATATGCGAGCGGTTTTGCCGCAAGGACAAGGATTCTGGCCCGCGCTGTGGATGTTAGGGACAAAAATAAATGCCGTGGGATGGCCAGCCTGCGGGGAAATCGATATCATGGAATTGGTCGGTAATCAGCCAGGAAGGGTTCATGGGACGGTGCATTATGGAACAAGTGCAGCCAACAGACAACAAAATGGTGATTCTAAAGCGCTTGCTGGCACGGCCAAATTTGCGGAAGAATTTCACGTTTTCTCCTTGGTCTGGCAACAAGATAAAATCCAGTGGTTGCTGGATGATGTAGTTTTTCATGAATTTACCAAAAGTGATGCGGGTATTTACCCCTATCCCTTTAATGACAACTTCTTCCTTATTTTCAATTTGGCCGTAGGCGGAGATTGGCCGGGGCCTCCAAATGCAAATTCGGTTTTTCCCCAGCGATTGATCGTCGACTATGTACGATATTTTAGATAATTTTCTTTGTTTTATTTTACTCAGTCGTAATTTTCTTTCAATTTAAACTGCCGAATCCAATAAATAAACACAGCATTTTTTTGATTTTATCATAGCAAAGATGATTAGTGGATAGGGGAGTCCTGACGTATTAGAAAGTGACTCCCTTGTTTTTGTTCAATTGAAGTGGGAAATGGGAAGTGGGACTGCCTCCGGCAGTTGAAAAGTGAGAAAATTGCGCTCTTGTGCCTTCCCACTTCCCCTTTCAAACAGGCAAACCAATGGTTTTCCCAAAGTATCAAAAGTCCCGCTAGTCTATCACCGGATACTCCCAATCCCCTCTGTATTCTCGTGCTAACAACTTATTGGCTTCCGGATCATCAATGATCTGTTCTTTTTCCCCATCCCATTTTAGGCTACGCCCCAATTTGTAAGACAATACGCCCAAAAGGCTGACATTTGTAGCCAAATGCCCTTTCTCAATATCGCAGGTTGGCCGTTTTTTATCCTCAATACTCTTGATAAAATCCGCCCAAAGTTCCTTGATATTTTGGTCGTCTGGCTTGTGAAGGGTTGGTTCTACATGAATAATTTCAGCACCCTTTTTGCTAGGGTAGAAGGTCCAGCCATCTCGCCATCCCATATGAAATGTACCTTCCGTCCCATAAAAATAACAACCGACATCAGGAGATTCGTTTGCGTTTTTAGCAGCGAGTTTGTGTTCCCAGTGTAGCGTGAAGGATTCAAATTCATACAGGGCGTATTGGGTATCTGGCGCCGTTGTGTTATCCTTTCTGACATGTCGGCCTCCGGTTGAATAAATCGTCTTAGGGTATTTCTCTTCGGTCCACCACAATACCTGATCGAACCAATGAATTCCCCAATCGCCGATGGTCCCATTGGCATAGTCCATAAATTGCCGGAACCCCTTGGGGTGTATCTGAGGATTATAATCGGTGTAAGGGGCAGGTCCACACCACATGTCCCAATCTAGTTCTTTGGGTGCTTCTTCGTTGGGAACCACCTTTCCTGGCCCGCCACCATAATTGACAAAGGCTTTAACGCTGCTAATTTGACCGGCTTTTCCTTGTTTCAGAAAGTCCATGCCAGACATGTTATGGGGAGAGACCCTGCGGTGGGTATCCACCTGAACGGTCCTTTCATATTTTCTAGCAGCGTTTAAGATGGCTCTTCCTTCCATAATCGTGTGGCCGATCGGTTTTTCCAAATAAACATGTGCCCCATGTTCGATCGCCATAATAGCCGGTAGGGCATGCCAATGGTCAGGAGTAGCAATGATGACGATATCAGGTTTTTCCTTGGTGATCAGCTCCCTGTAGTCGGGGTAGGCTTTAGGTTTATCTCCATTCAGCTTTTTAATCTCCTCCTGCGCTGCTTTTAAGGCCCTGGTATCCACGTCGCAAATGGCGACAACCTTTGATCCTTGGTGCGCAATGGCCTCCCGGAGGATGTTCATTCCCCACCAACCCACCCCAATGATGGCTAGTTTGTACTTTTTGAAAGGGCGTGTAGCGCCAAGCAAGGGTAGGGCAGAAATACCCAAGGCTGCATTGGTCGATTGTTGGATAAATTTTCGTCGATCCATATGGTTATATTTCGTTTTGTTTAAAAATAGAAATTGTCAAAGAACTAAAATAAGGAGGAAATCCATTATTGCCACATTTTTGGACAAACATCAGTCTGGTTTCTGATGAACACCATTAATAATTTCATTTTTCAATAAACAATTTTACTCAGTTAAAATTTTCTTTACAAAAAAAATATCATCCAACAACATTTGATATTGTAATTTCCGATTTGCTATCGGCTTCTGGGGTGGGGAAAAGGTTTTCTTCAGAAAATAGCCTCAGATGCCATTTCACTACGGAAGTACAGCGGTATGGAGTATTTTTCGTCCAGTTTTAGAAGGGGTTTCTCCTTTTCTCTATTTATAGGTCGTTAATGCATGTCCCCCCTTTGTCCCCCCTGGTTTTCTTGCCTTTCCGGAAAAATAGGGAGATATTGAGTTGATAAATATTCAGCCTTAAAAACACAATGATCATGAGACACTATCTTACCCTTATACTGCTATGCCTTGCGGGAAGTACCTACGCCCAATTGCCTGACGACGAATATTTTTTTGGATTCAAAGCAGGCGTTACCTACGCTTCTATTGACGAAATCAAAACCACCTTAATCCGGCCGGTTCATCCTGAATCGACATATAATACTAGTCTGAAATCTCGTTTTGGGGCGAGTGCAGGTATGTTTTTTTATTATAAATTTAGAGGAGGTTCCTTCCTTGCTATTCAACCAGAGGTCGTGTATGCCATGCAAGGGGGCGATTTTGCCTATGATGATATCAATGGCTTGGAATATTTAATCCAATTCAGGTATGAATACTTAAATATCACGCCGCTGTTTAAAATTTATCCCCTTGCAGAATTTGGAGAAGGGGTTAGTGGGTTTAATGTAGGCATTGCCCCACAATTAGGGGTTAATTTGGCCAGCTCTAATATTGTATACACTTCCAATACGGAAGTCATTGGTCAGGATTTACAAATTCAGCAAAACCTAAGGGAAGTGCTAAAAGGGAAGACGGATGTCTCTATTGCCCTAAGTGTTGGTTTCGAAATTGGCCGACTTTTTCTGGAAGGTCGCTGGAACATTGGCATGAATGATGTCATCGAAACCCAAGCTAATGGCTATTACTTCATCGAAAATAAGAATAAGACGAATACCTACCAATTTACAGTCGGTTATGCGATTCCTTTTGACCAATAAAGAAAGAGTTCTTTTAAAAAGTGTAAGCCAAAAGGGAGCAGTGGTATCACCGCAAATAAAAAACCTATGAAAAAGTTATTCATCCTTATTTTTAACATCCTGATTTTTTTTCCTCTTGTTACGGCGCAAAAAACAATGCCAGGTGGGGTGGCTGGACTCAAAATTTGGTATTTATCAGCCGAAAAACCCGATGGCGAGGTTTACTGGGAGAGTAGAGTAGGAGGGGAGTCGGTCTTCTCGAAAGGGACTGCTCTAGGTCGTCATATGAATTTCAATTTGGCCTTTCTTCTTGAAGCAAGCAATAATGAATTGAGTTTTCCTTTTGAGGCAAGCCAGTTTCAGCAGGCTAGCTTTTTTAGCGTCTTCCACCCAGCAGATTCTTTTCTGGAGCGAAGCGTTTGGAGTTACCCTTATGCCGCAGGGAAGCATTTGGTCTTGACCACCCATCGAATGGCGGATCTGGGAAACGCGAAATTTATCAATTTTCTGGATACACCAAAGGGAATGCCTACAATTAATGCTTATTACCAATACCTGCCCAGTACTCAAAAAGCAGCATCGCCTTCCAATTTCCTAATAGGAGGTAAACCAGCCATTCCCGATTTGCCAATTGCCGCCTTTGAAGGAACAATGCCTGAGTTTTTGGTATATGACCGGGTTTTAACAGCCGACGAACAATTGAAAATAAGTTCTTATTTGGCTATTAAATATGGCCTTTCTTTGCAAAAGAGTGATTACCTGGCAGCAGATGGTCAGGTGTTATGGAATGCAAAAGCGAATGCGGTTTTTTCCAATCGGATCACCGGCCTTGGCCGAGATGATACATCTGGTTTATACCAGAAACAATCGACCAACCAATCGACTTCCAAGCCTCTTTTAACAATCGGTGTGGAAGCCATTGCAGCTACTAACCAGGATAATTCTGGCCAGATACCCAACCAGTCTTTTTTGCTTTGGGGCGATAACAATGGAAGCCTTTCCCCAGAAGAGGCAAAGGAAGCATCAAATTCACGGTTGGCTCGGAAATGGTTAATGCAGGCAAGCGGGAGCGGACAACAACTTTCTACACAGCTTCAATTTGATTCAGATCAGTTGGAAGATTTTTTAAAAACTGATGAGGTGCTTTGGTTGTGGGTTGACCGGAGTGGAAAAGGTACCTATGCCTTGGGAGAAGTGGATGTATTTAAAGGAGAAGGAAGTCACCAAAAAGGTGTTTTTCATTTTAATGATATTCATTGGGACACAGATGGTTCTGGCACGGATGTTTTCTCTTTTAGTGTAGGGCCAGATATGATCGCCAAGACCTGGGTGACCTCACCCACCTGCCATCCCGCCACGGCCGGGGAAATCCACGTTGGAATAGCAGGCGGTGAACCACCTTACAGCGGCAGAATCCAATCCGTCAGCAACAATTATTACATGGAATGGTCGGCCACTTCAGACAAGCTTCATACCTTTTCGTCCTTGGTTGCTGGGGAATATCAACTAACGGTGATAGATGCCAAACAACATACCTACACAGCAAATATACTGCTGCAGAGCAAAGATGCACCCTTCTCCCAATTAGCCAAAAGGTATGCATTAAAAGAAAACACACCACTAGTTTTGGATGCTGCTCTCGGCATGCCACCAGGCATTGCTTACCTTTGGACAACACCTGATGGACAACCTATTCACCAACCTAAAATTGTTATAGAAAGGGAAGGCTGGTATCAATTAAACCTGGATTTGGCTGGCTGTGCTGCCCAACAGCTCATTAAAATAGACGAGGCCGAAGGCCACCCATTCAAAGCGATTCACCTTTATCCGAATCCTATAAGGGTGGGGGAGGAATTTCAAATAAGAATAAGTCTGCATCAATCAAACCCTGTTCAGGTAAATATTATCGATGCAAGTGGTCGAACTATAAAACAACAGCAATTTAAGGGAGCAGCTTATTATCGTTTTTCCAGCGTGCTTCCCTCCACAGGACAATACCATGTGCAATTCCAATCAGGGCATTCAAGTACCGCTTTGAGTTTAATTGTGCAATAATCACATCCCATTGACTAAAATAAAACGAGTATGAACGCCAAACTCTTTTTGATCGCTTCTGGTCTTTTTGCAACAATTGTTCCCGCTTCCATTAATATGCCAGAAGCACCTGCTACACAAGACTTTACATCAACTTCGATAAAAGATTTCAGCAAGGCTGATCCTTCTGAAGGAATCATACTTATGCCAGCTCCCCTTCCTAATCATACCGGGAGTGCTACCACCAGTTTCCCCATTAAATTGCCGCCCGGGAGGCAGGGTTTTTCCCCTAATATAGAAGTAAGTTACAATAGTGATGGTGGCCACAGTTGGTTGGGACAAGGCTGGATGTTAGATCCTCCTGCAATTAGTGTAGAAACCCGCTGGGGAGTGCCCAGGTATGATGCCTCAAAAGAAACAGAGACCTATCTATTGGAAGGAGAACAATTAGGTCCAGTGGCTCACCGAAAGGAATCAGAAAATCGAATACCGAACAAGGTTTTCCACTTGAGAGTCGAAGGTAATTTCTCAAGCATAATACGAAATGGTGCAAGCCCCGCAGATTATTGGTGGGAAGTCATCGACAAAGAGGGTACGCATTATTTCTATGGTGGAGTAGAGGGCAATGGCGTAGAAGAAAGTGCTGTATTAAGGGATGATGCAGGTAATATCACCCAATGGAACTTAGTAGAAACCAAGGATAGAAATGACAATTTTATTCGTTACCATTATGTGATGGTTGAAGACACTGGGGTACAGGGAGGTATACTACCAGGGAGGGAAATTTATCTTGATTATATCACCTATACAGGCCATCGTGCTGTGGAGGGCCCTTACAAAGTAAGCTTCAAAAGAGACCGACAACTTGGTGAGAACAAACGCATAGATATTGCCATTGATGCTAGCGCCGGTTTCAAGCGAGTGACCGCTGACCTGCTACGGAAAATAGAGGTGACTTACAGGGGAGAATTGATAAGGAGCTATGATTTCACCTATCAACAAGGCTCATTTTTTAAAACCTTGTTAGCTGGTATCACGGCATACGACAAATTGGGCGCCCCCTTTTATACCCACACCATGGAATACTATAATGACGTGAATGAAGGAGGTCAATTTCGACCCCTTGCGAATGAAACGTCATGGAGCGTGACAAATGATGAAGTAAGAGGCGGCATTGTCAATCCTATTCCAGGTTTTGATGGAAAAACCAGCCTGTTAGGTGGCGCTAAATCGGATAATTTTGATGTAGGATCTGCTATAACTGTAGGGCCTATAGGTAACCTGGTCACCAAAACGAATACTGCAGGTGGAAGTTTCTCTTATGCCGAGTCAAATGGAGAAGGCTTACTGGCTTTGGTAGACATCAATGGGGATGGTTTACCTGATAAGTTATTCAGTGAAAATGGTGCGCTCTATTATCGACCAAATCTAGTCGGAAAAGAGGATGGCGAAACTACTTTTGGTGGGAAGCGGTTGGTCAGGGGAGTGAAGCAATTCAGCCACTCCAAGACCAGAAGTACCACCCTGGGAGCGGAGGCGCATCCTGGGCCGCTCTTTGTTGGTTATGAAAACACCAAATCCAAAACGACTACTGATACCTATTTTTCTGATTTTAATGGAGATGGCTTGATTGATATCGCCAATAAGGGGCGGGTTTATTTTAATCACATTGATGAAAATGGGGACCCCGTCTTTACCAACGATAGTGGAGATACCCCGAGCCCCATTTTTGCGGAAGGCACCCTGGACCAGGACGCAGTCGGCCCAACACCAGCGGAATTGGAAGCCTTGATGGATGAGTTTCCGCTCCATGATGTGGTGCGCATGTGGGAAGCACCCTATGCTGGCGTCATCGTCATTCAAGCACCTGTCCAATTGATAAATGATGGCGCGGATTATCCTGCAAAAGATGGGGTGAAAGTAAGTATACAGCACAAAGGGAACTGGCTCTGGCAGACGACCATTGCTGCTGATGATTATGGTATTAAAACCCCAACGGGAACCAACCAGGTAAATATTCAAAAAGGTGATCGAATCTACTTTAGGGTACAATCGCTATTTGATGGTGCCTTTGATCGGGTGGCTTGGGACCCCGAAATTATTTATCAGGATATTCCCGCTTCCGAATTAGATGCCAATGGGTTGCAAGTCGGACGCTTCAAAGCTTCGGAGGATTTTTTGCTATCTTCTTGCCAATCCGTGAGTATGACCCTTGATGGCCGGGTGAGGGTGGAAGGTAAACTGCTCAAACCCTTGACTTCAGATGACCTCACACTGGCTATTGAAAAGACAGATGCGAATGGTGCAGTTAGTATCATTTATAGCACGGATATTTCTGGCGCTGAGGCAACGGAGCAAGATATCATTATTGAAGACCTGCCCGTAAAAACGGACGATGAACTGCTGTTTAAGCTGACTAGCACCACTAATGTGGATTGGGCTATGATTTCTTGGGTGCCAAGACTCTATTATACGTCAGCCGACGATGGTTCCGCCGTGTTTAGCGCTAATGGTTCCCCCTTATTCGATTTTTGCCCCTCTGTTGCCTACAGCATGTTTAACGAAATCGTAAAGCGTAGTGTCATTTGGGAAGTACAAGATACTGGTTTGGCGACCATTACACCTACCGCCGGTAATTTTACGACAGGATTGAGCTTTTTCACGCTTTCAGTAAAAAAAGTAAATAAATTGTTAGGAAAAGTCAGCTACCTCAATAATACACCGCTGAGTAATACACCTTTAAGTATACCTGTATCGCTAGGAGATAGCCTGTATATCGAATACCATGTTTCTCAATCCTTTTTAGCCAATCCCCCCAATAATCCGACCGCAGCGGTGTCTTTAAATGGGCAAACCACAACAGTGGAAGCTGGCTTATTTGCGCAACAGATCAAGGAAGATCAAATATTTGGACCCCAATACCGTGGGTGGGGTCAATTCATTTATAATGGCAACAGAGGACGTGCTGATATTCCGATAGATGAAGCGTCCTTGCATTTAGATGATGGATTAATGGATGTTGACACGACCATTAACTATGAAAACCCGGAAGACCTGGAGGGCGATTTTTATGACCCGACCAAGGCCATCTTCATCAGCATGATTGCTGACCCCAAATCGGGCGCCTGGCTTGGGTACGATAACTTGACTTACATCACCAAAGAAGAGATAAGTAGTTCTAGGATGGGGGAAGACAATTTGTTACCCCTACCAACCTCAAGTGAAGGCTCAGGCGCAAGTGCCCCTAACCTGCTATCCGAAACCACCATGAATAGTGTCGCTGGAGGCGCTGGATTTGGCGCCGTATCTGGCTCCGGTGGTTCTTCTTGGACTAGCCTCGACACCAAGCTGGATATGATGGACATGAATGGTGACCGTTATCCAGATGTCGTCACCCCTAGGAAAATCCAATATACGACAACTCGTGGAGGATTAGAATCTAGAACATTTGCTCACAATCTCGGTACCCATGAAGCCAAAAGCAAAGCCATTGGTTTTACGCTGGGCGGCGCCTTTGTTTATTCCAGGGTGAGCAACGCTGGAGAAGCCAGAGGGCGGCGCTCCAAGGCGAGCAAGGCCAAAGCCAAAAGCGGAGGCCAGGCCAAACGTTCTCGGTCTGCTGCCAAAACTGCGGCATCTTCCATCGGAATTAGCGGTAATTTTGGTGATGATGGTGATGAGACGGTCCATACCTGGTTGGATATTAATGGGGATGGATTAACCGATAAGGTTTATCCTGATGGAAAGGTGGCACTCAATTTGGGTTACCGTTTTGCTCCATTGGAGCAGTGGGGGTACCAAGGTCTACGAGCGGGGAAGAGCGTGGATTACGGTG containing:
- a CDS encoding Gfo/Idh/MocA family oxidoreductase; this translates as MDRRKFIQQSTNAALGISALPLLGATRPFKKYKLAIIGVGWWGMNILREAIAHQGSKVVAICDVDTRALKAAQEEIKKLNGDKPKAYPDYRELITKEKPDIVIIATPDHWHALPAIMAIEHGAHVYLEKPIGHTIMEGRAILNAARKYERTVQVDTHRRVSPHNMSGMDFLKQGKAGQISSVKAFVNYGGGPGKVVPNEEAPKELDWDMWCGPAPYTDYNPQIHPKGFRQFMDYANGTIGDWGIHWFDQVLWWTEEKYPKTIYSTGGRHVRKDNTTAPDTQYALYEFESFTLHWEHKLAAKNANESPDVGCYFYGTEGTFHMGWRDGWTFYPSKKGAEIIHVEPTLHKPDDQNIKELWADFIKSIEDKKRPTCDIEKGHLATNVSLLGVLSYKLGRSLKWDGEKEQIIDDPEANKLLAREYRGDWEYPVID
- a CDS encoding family 16 glycosylhydrolase, whose translation is MKKILILFLFVFLLSCDLENELPLDTIVQPPKISISDASRLEGDENVLLSLEVSLSWPYNQEVSVAYQTQEETALEGVDYLPSAGTLVFPAGETVQMIEVEIIGENILETEESFRVELSQPVNAGLLVFAARGIIQNDDDATDLVIPSTGYSTPTSYDGMSLIWSDEFDGTALNTSDWTFEIGNGNNGWGNNELQYYRPENTFLENGNLVIEARKESFNGSEYTSSRIITQGKQQFRFGRIDMRAVLPQGQGFWPALWMLGTKINAVGWPACGEIDIMELVGNQPGRVHGTVHYGTSAANRQQNGDSKALAGTAKFAEEFHVFSLVWQQDKIQWLLDDVVFHEFTKSDAGIYPYPFNDNFFLIFNLAVGGDWPGPPNANSVFPQRLIVDYVRYFR
- a CDS encoding porin family protein, with protein sequence MRHYLTLILLCLAGSTYAQLPDDEYFFGFKAGVTYASIDEIKTTLIRPVHPESTYNTSLKSRFGASAGMFFYYKFRGGSFLAIQPEVVYAMQGGDFAYDDINGLEYLIQFRYEYLNITPLFKIYPLAEFGEGVSGFNVGIAPQLGVNLASSNIVYTSNTEVIGQDLQIQQNLREVLKGKTDVSIALSVGFEIGRLFLEGRWNIGMNDVIETQANGYYFIENKNKTNTYQFTVGYAIPFDQ
- a CDS encoding RagB/SusD family nutrient uptake outer membrane protein; translation: MKNIKLITCVILLLFSCEKELLEKSPIIGVTEENFYKTAADAVSAINAAYAALQFEMTPGGHFRWFWGDILSDDSTTGGSGPNDQPDLIALENFKGLTDTEYLEGEWAADLEGIYRANIVLERVPGIEMDTKLKNRVLGEAKFIRAWFFYNLVTLFGDVPKVDHVLAPSEYNLPRSPASEIWALIEQDLTTAIPDLWLKSELGQADVGRITKGAAQALLVKTYLYQSKWIEAQSVAEDIVASNEYRLVDNYAQLFTLAGENNAESIFEIQYMNASGGNWGRNNANEGTFTNVFQRARGQFEGYGFNLPTQDFVDEFFKEGFEDPRLKSTVFRVGDVMGDRGIFNKEATGFPHDYYPKKYFNNKNEEAPFGDPNPNGGTNDRVIRYADVLLMHAEASYHNGNEAAALRSLNLVRKRVNIPEVNASGQALLDAIYHERRVELGLEGHRYFDLIRTGRGPAVLGALGFKQGIHEVLPIPESQIQATNGALTQNPGY
- a CDS encoding glycoside hydrolase family 16 protein — protein: MKRAYWWCIGLGFCLSCNSTKNIEQEAFQLVWSDEFDQEGLPDTTKWSYDVGTACDQPAGCGWGNNELQYYTAHRPENARIAHGRLIIEAHQEPYQEDRKYTSARLVSKGKGDWRYGKFDFRAKLPHGKGTWAAIWMLSSEWKYGGWPQSGEIDIMEYVGFEKDSITGTIHTEAYNGMLGTQQGGGIRFPTVEDTFHTYSLEWTEDKMDWLIDGQLYYTFQNDKKGIASWPFDQTFHLVLNLAVGGNWGGREGIDENIWPQRMEIDYIRVYQKTEKIAL